A single window of Desulfovibrio sp. G11 DNA harbors:
- a CDS encoding flavodoxin, which translates to MSKVLILFGSSTGNTESIAQKLEELVAAGGHEVTLLNAAEASADNLADGYDAVLMGCSAWGMEDLELQDDFAPLFDEMENMGLKGKKLAAFASGDMEYEHYCGAVPAIEEKARGLGAEVICEGLKIEGDASSDPDAVSAFAEDVLKKL; encoded by the coding sequence ATGAGCAAGGTTTTGATTCTCTTTGGTTCCAGCACCGGCAATACGGAAAGCATCGCGCAAAAGCTGGAAGAGCTTGTAGCGGCTGGCGGGCATGAAGTGACCCTGCTGAATGCCGCCGAAGCGTCGGCCGACAATCTGGCAGACGGTTATGACGCCGTGCTCATGGGCTGCTCGGCCTGGGGCATGGAAGATCTGGAACTGCAGGATGACTTTGCCCCCCTGTTTGACGAAATGGAAAACATGGGCCTCAAGGGCAAGAAGCTGGCCGCCTTTGCCTCGGGTGATATGGAATATGAGCATTACTGCGGCGCGGTGCCTGCCATTGAAGAAAAGGCCAGGGGGCTGGGCGCGGAAGTCATCTGCGAAGGCCTCAAGATAGAAGGTGATGCCTCCAGCGATCCGGATGCCGTGAGCGCCTTTGCCGAAGACGTGCTCAAGAAGCTGTAG